TCAAAGCAGGATCAACCTGCCTCGTGATCTCCTGCAACAGGCACATCATTTCCTGCAGATGCATTTCCCGGATGTCTAATCCCAACCTCAAATTCTGCGGCATCAGCACTTTCTGGTGGTTGCTCTAGAAGTGAGTGCCGGCAAGTTGGACAGGAGGAGTGCGACACCAACCATGTGTCTATGCACCTAACATGAAAACCATGGTTACACTTTGGCAAAACTCGTACTTTCTCACCATCTATGAACTCACCAAGGCAAATTGCACAATCCGTAGCAATAGTATGTATCCCTGACACCCCGTATATGATCACTGGGATTTGTCGCAATGCGCTCTTTTTGAGGCCTGTTGCTGCCAGACGCGCGGCAGTCTGATCAGGAGTCTCAAAAGCAAACCTCCGGCTACATCGTAAGGCGCATCGTACTATTGAATTTAGTCCAAGTGCACAAATTAATGCACAAAGCAAAGCGGCCAGGATGATCACCATGTTGGAATCAAAATTGGCATCACTGCTGTAAGTGTTGCGCGTCCTGCTTTCATTTGCTGCCGGTCGTGTGCTTGATTCTGTATCCAGGAGTAGCCGGTGTGGACGATGATGTAGAGTAACCATAGCTATTATGGCTCAATCCAGCAACACTTCGGAATCACACCAATACCCTCTTAGCCTTACTACAATTTACTTAGACCTACTATGAATTTATGCAAATAAGCTGGAGATTTCATGACTCCAATGCTTCCTAGCTTCAAACCGAACCACAAAGGAGACTGAAAGTAAGGAGTTCATTTCACTCGTATATAGAACAAGGCCTTGAATTCTGTTTGGTCCTGGATTTCTGAGCTGACTGTAACGGAGGGATTTAAAGGCTAAATCATGGCTTTTGATGCTTCAAGAGGAGGAGGTGAAGGCAAGCCAATAAATTAtgagggttttttatttttcttcctgttCCTGTTGATCTGCTTTCAACCAAAACGAGAGAGATGAGCCTTTTTGAGTTATGGCAGTGTCTGTCAGAATTCCAACGAGATAAAAAGACGTTAAAAAAGCATCTTCTTggtaaaaattcaagttaagtgttttgtttattattattaatatgaatggtcggattaatttatatatattaattaaagattttaaaattaacaaatatatatatttttaatcaatatcatattaataattataaaactcttACCAAAATCACCGGAAAGCAAAAGTTAAGTGCTATTTTTAATGCACACTTTGTGGCTTCTAAAGTCACGAAAATCCCAAGGATGATACTAAGGATAGAGAGAAATATGTTCTGTCCTTACTTTAGCTaccttttttaactttaaatttgtacggaattgttttgtatttatattttataaaataaaatatagtagtgagattaattgaatttataatcacttaattaataaaattttaatatttaattaaataattattataattaaaaaacttaaactattaagtaaaattttaagattttaagatGTAATTTTATAGTATACTAATAATTTCTCTGCTTCTAATTATGTaattaactatatattaaagaattgatGATTTGATGTGGTGGTACGGAGAGATAAGGGCTGGCTTAATATTTTGCGAGGAATATAATATAGCTAGGGAAGCTGTTTAAGTGCATGTAGTTGTACTCTTACAGATGTGGGTAAGGAAACTGGAGCACAGATGGGAGAGAAGATACCAAATGAAAGAAGGATATTAGTGCTTTGTAGTTCCTTTTTCACTTCCGAGAGAATGACAATACAGAAGGCTAAACTAGAGAATCACAATTAGTTGCTTAAGGTTAATGCTTATTCTTGAGCACCAAATCTCTCTCCCACTCCCCCTTATCTTcctctaattaaaacttaaaagtaaATTTCCATGCCTCCTTtggatccttttattttcagatttgGAAAACatacaattattattgttataataaaataaaaaatagtagttGGTTTTTATTGTACCCACCACAACAAATTAATGCTAATTTAAACGGAACTGtatttttataggtgtttttttatgtgctgattttaaaaatatttttttaatgtattttcttgtgaaaaaacattttgaaaagcaactgttATCACACTATCATGCATATCAATACTCTCCGCTAACCGAGATTGAGAATAATTCAAATAGGACTTGGGATTTTGCCATTTGAACAAACTAGGGTTTACATTGTTGCAGCAACCACATTGCCcccttaatttttgttttaatattttttatattaaaatattaatataatattttagtgAATGGTTGATATAGGAAAGTTGTTATTGCAGCtcattcccttttctttctttttcttacccTAACTATGCAAATTTCTCTTTTGCTTTCCCTGCCCCTCTCCCATATATATGTCCAGTTAGTTCCCTGGCTCTCTTTTACTTGGCTCTACAAGTAcatttaagtaattaatttttttttgttttttattaaataaatttccttcatcttttttgtttgttttattatctaattttaattttattcttttataattagttattaaaaatattaggatttatgataatttaaaggttttgatatgaatatgttcagaataaatatttgaatctgctaatttaatcaattaaatattttttttattataaaagaataaattaatattcatgcaaaactACTATTCTTGGTATCTCTTGCATTGGTagagtagtttattgaaatttaatattttcacatgatttgtttgtaagtaaaatatcaagtagAAAGCACGTTTTTCAAGCATTGTTCCTTTTAAACAGACACTAGGCATTGTTCCTCAATTAAAtgtctaaaaataattacatatagtttaatcaacatacttattatatgcatataaatatgaattgaaatgggttttaattttgatgaattgatgtgtattttgctatgaatttcttatgaaagatttagaattattgtgtaactcaactgaCTTCGATAAGATTGATAATGAGGTTATTACGAAGCggtttcaaaatatgaaaactcgaagagaacaattataatgtaagttttttcattttaaagtatttttaaattaattttacttgatatgaattactatatatgttttgaaatgatttctAACGCATATCTACATAATAtagtatttgttagtaatttgCTCCCTTGTTTAAAAAACTCTGACTCCACCACTGGCAGCAAAGGTACATAAAGCATATTTGAATGATTTGGACCGTGTACAAGGGGCTATGTTTAACtgagttttaataaaatctgaattgttttgtttaaaattattttttatatttttacattgttttgatttattgatgctggaaataattttttaaaaataataaaaatattatattaagatatttctaaacaaaaaaaatcaatatctcaCTTTCAAATACcgaacaatgaaaaacaaaacatgaccAGGGTGCCACGAGGCAACGATTAAGTGGccgtttgcaccgcgttccaaaaaaattttaattttttttttgctaaaattaaattttttttgtatgttttgaatcgttttgatgtgctgatcttgatttttaaaaaataaaaaaacatcattttgatgtatttcggcatgaaaagcattttaaaaaacaaccgcaaccgcACTCCCAAGCACCCTATAAGTGTAAGACCTGCATCTGTATTGTGAAGGAAAGAACGGCAGATGAGGATCATGTGGCCAAGGCAGTTCTTCGTCGGCTTCCATGGAGGAACTGATACTAGCTAGTAAACTTGTAGCAGCTCTGTTAGGTGAACCAAAGTAGAAGGATTTGGGAGACACACAAGTCACAGGCAAATTTCTGAACTCGCGTGCGTGGTAGTCAAAGGGTGGAGCCTGTGTTTTTGTAGTTGCTGTGTGTGTGATCATGTTTCAAAACACCAGCTTGAAATCGTTCTAAATTCGATAAAATCAATGAACTCGtggttttcataaaaaaaaaaaattgattttgtctAACTGTTAGGGAAGAAAAAAAgccaaacttttaaaatttaattaaataaaatccttttaaaataattttataagataGAATCTCTTATACTAATTAACAAGTTTAAATGATCctgatatattatttatatgcaCGCGCGTTTGTTTTGCACCTGCTTTTACGTTTGCGGTGTAAAAAACACAGTTAGATATTTGGTAATACACCAAACTACGTTTTATACTATGGGACCCaccaaaaaattgaatttgaaacgCAGTTTTTGTGAAGTAGTTTTTACATgcttttttaactgagtttcataaaactctgtttgtttttgcgtttcaaaagcatttttttcaaaatttgaaaattttttatttttttatttacttcaaattaattgtttttgccTACACATAAatctcaaccataatttttaccaaacacgtacctaaatccaactaaccacacataaccatattttttaaaaacttacttttttaaaattataaccacaaaaattacctaaaaaataaacgcattctataaattaaaatgtatctttcttttaacatgatttacattgaaaacaaataaaatattttgaaatttagaaaaaagattaaattaaaaagatcattaaaaattaaaaccttagAATTAAGAAGCCACTAACTAAAGAAAACACGACTCTTAGACTCAATGAGAATTTtaaaaggcttaattaattttatagagaacttaattgtaagaaaaaatgaaatttgaagtcaatttaagctttattttgaataaatttaaatctaaaggtcgatttgtaattttaaagagttaatttgatcaaatcaagggtttaattgcataaatattgaagtttgatgggcaattagacacttgattgaagaaattcaaaatcaaggatcaaactaaaaaaaaaaacgcatgaTTGAAGGGGctgaaattgatcaaatcaggggccaaattgaaaaaaattaaaagtttgatggtcattTAAGGGTCCAAGTGCACAAATCAGAAACAAATGACCAAGATGAAAATGGAGCTAAACTTTAGGGCTGATGATTAAGTTTGACAatggtgaaattgcatgaaattaagagtttatgAAGCAATTACGGgtacaattaaaagcaattggaagAATATGGACAAAATGAAACCTtccaaatcccaaattaaaaagcTTAATTTCTAGGATTTAACCTAGACTACGCGTCATTCAGCCACTATTTAGCTTCTTCTTCGACAGTTTTGGCCGATCGAGTAAGCACTTTCAGATGAGTGAATATAACATTTTCAACATCCTTTAGGGTTGTAACCACCACCATTTAACTGAGAAATACCTCCTATACAAATATCAACTACTCTCATCAAACGTTTATATCTCATTTACTTTAATGAACTCAATAACATCTTGTCCTCAATCAGTCATCACTGCATTTTTATATTCTAGGCTGATCGGGTAAACACTTTCAAACGAATGAATGTGGAGCTACAAACCTCCAATTTGAGTAAGGTTGGATCCAAACAAAAGGTGTGCACCCCCTTTACCAAGATCAGGTGGTCTTCAACGACGATGAAGTCGGAGTTGCTCCGACGAAACCTTAAAAGTTGTCAACTCAGTCATCGATAATTGTGatactcatttaaaaaaaccactaaTCTTTTCGTGTTTTCACActtcaagctttttcaatgGGTTCTTATTGTCGCACGTCAAAATatccgcgcggcatcggctgacgatcttttctttgtcgtttgatttgattgcaattgattggttcgttggagtcgccacctagtaatttattgaaggctactaggaaaccggatgtactggtcttgtcagagattcacgggtaaaggactggttgtggttaggaaaagtattagcacccctaacgcaccctacctgaggtaagctgcttcgcgaatttgatgtgtttaaagaagttttaataattgttttttcatcggatattagaaatacaacttacgtataagttaataattcttgaccgtgatcaaatcaaaatattaaattcttctttaatctttgcaatttcatcataaaaaaatatataaaaaaataaaacaaatacaaacacacacattcacttttactatatttttgtttcttttcttttctttttcctttttttcttccatatttacaaaatacaaattacaaaaactcaaaactaaacaaatattacattaaacaaaTTGGAAATTACAAAAATGACCCAAAACAAACCGGAACAATGTCAGGCCGACTTCTGGAGCTGccggaacagtggcggcgcgttgTTCCACGCGCCACCGCCACTGGCGGCACGTGGattcacgcgccgccgccgaTGAAAGTTGCAGAAACCGGTGGATCGGGaacctcttcctcttctctatCTCCCTGCGCCGGCGGTGAGAGTCACCGTCACCTGCAAAAGCCCAAAAATACGCAAGGCagttggttttagtttttttctttctggttCACGGATCTGTTTGTTTCCGTTTCGGATCTGCTTTGTTCTTGGTTTCGCCTTCTTCTCTGCTTCGTTGTTCTCTGTTGGTTGCAGGCCCGGCCATGTGGGACGGCGTCTGTGGAGGAGGAGCCGGAGGAGGCAGGCGCTGCTGCACGGGGAGCGGCCCGTCGCTGCTGGTTGAAGAAGGCGGGCAACTCTGGCGGATGAGGAAGGGACGACGTCTGTGGGCGCTGCTGCGGCTGACGGTATGGACGGTGCTGATGGCTCTGTGGGTGTTGCTTCTCCGTTGCTGTTGGTAGTCGGCCGAGGAAGAAAGGAGCCGCTGCGGGGCTGCTCTCGGTTATGGAGAAGCTGGGTTTGTTGCCGGCTGCTGTGGgggagaagaaaatcaaaagggagGGGCTCTGTGTTGTTGcttggaaaaggaaaagaagatggGGAACGGTGTGGAGGTTGAGTGGAGAAGATGAAATTGGCCGGGGGTGAAGGTTTACCTCCCGGATTCTGtccaaaggaaaacaaaatgtgGGGGCTGTAGGGTTGAAGATTGAGGGGACGGCTGAGAGGGAAGAAGAGGAATCGGCTGAGAGGGAGGGGGGCGCCGCTCCTTTGAAAAagatgggtttagggttagggttttctttttttgtatttttcttatgtatcaaaattgccccccctttTTATGTGTGTTGAAGACcagtatttataggcaaaattattgctaggttttcaaacttggtccctcaacttcttcttttttgtaaattttgatttttcttatttttttgtattttttgaaaacgagcaatatcaacatcgactcaatgaggaaaatcaatgattttaaaaataatgcgttaaaagttgaacgcgttccaaatatctttgaaaatttaaattcttttgagacgatgctaaaaatgctaaaaacgatgcaaatgtattaaaaatgtattttttttattttcaatgtttttcgctatttttgaatttttctgaaaatttatcaaaacatgggtcaaaaattgggtagcaacagatgccccctctttacaatgcttacgaagcaaaactcctcaatgttttgcatagtaagctttgtaaagaaaaacttgtCTTCTTGTCTTCCTAACTTGCTGAATATTCACTCATCTAATGACcttacttcttttttctttttctatttctttctcttttccttcttttttcttcctcttctttctttctttctttctttctttctttctctctctctttttttcgttaacttgagatcccatctggcgatctccttttccaaaaccaaagaatgtgtatagctcggtcaacctgaaatcccatatggagattccctttaaccaaagccacatgagatcccatctggcgacctcattcaactggaactaaaaaatatgtggagctcggtcaacctgaaatcccatctggcgattccctttaaccaaagttacctaagatcccatctggcgacctcattcaactggaactaaaaaaatatgtgtagctcggtcaacctgaaatcccatctggcgattt
This window of the Populus trichocarpa isolate Nisqually-1 chromosome 13, P.trichocarpa_v4.1, whole genome shotgun sequence genome carries:
- the LOC7479035 gene encoding RING-H2 finger protein ATL74, with product MNSLLSVSFVVRFEARKHWTIIAMVTLHHRPHRLLLDTESSTRPAANESRTRNTYSSDANFDSNMVIILAALLCALICALGLNSIVRCALRCSRRFAFETPDQTAARLAATGLKKSALRQIPVIIYGVSGIHTIATDCAICLGEFIDGEKVRVLPKCNHGFHVRCIDTWLVSHSSCPTCRHSLLEQPPESADAAEFEVGIRHPGNASAGNDVPVAGDHEAG